DNA from Thermodesulfobacteriota bacterium:
AATGATGTAGAAACAACCGCTAATGCTCTAAAGCTTGCATTAGAAATGCCTGCGGACGAAAGGGCCAGTCGCATCAATACTATGCGACTTAGACTCAGACGTTATGATGTTAGAAGATGGGCAGGTGATTTTATGGAAAAACTGGATCATATAGATGATATTCAGAGACAGATGAAATCAAGGGTATTATCCATGGATTTCAGAAACAAGATAACAGACGATTATTCAAAAGCTCGGAATCGCTTATTTTTACTGGACTATGACGGCACATTAATGCCATTTAACGAAAACCCAGAAAAAGTAGAACCAGATCATGACCTCGTTAAGACACTGACGTCTCTGTTTTCCAAACAAAATAATCAATTGGTCATCATTAGTGGTCGTGACAGAAAAACCTTAGAGCGCTGGGTTGATAAATTTACTAATGGCTTAGTCGCAGAACACGGGGTATGGATTAAGGATGAAGGATGGAAAACTATTGAAAACCTCTCGGATAAATGGAAGGAAGAAATCAGGCGGATTCTTGAAATTTATGTAGATCGGACACCCGGATCATTTATAGAAGAAAAGGATTATTCACTGGTTTGGCATTTTAGAAAAGCCGATCCGGCATTGGCTATGGTTAGGGTAGGGGAGTTAAAGGAAATTCTTTTACATATAACTGGAAGCTTGAATGTAGGGGTTCTCGAGGGTAACAAGGTTATTGAGATCAAAAATACCGAGGTAAGTAAGGGTAGGGCGGCAATGTATTGGCTGTCTAAGGAGAAGTGGGATTTTATATTATCAATTGGCGACGATTCGACGGATGAAGATATCTTTGAGGCACTCCCTGATCGGGCATATTCAATTAAAGTTGGGTTAGGTCCTTCAAAGGCAAGGTTTACTATCCCTTCCTTTATCGAAGTGAGAGAGCTATTAAAGGAATTGGCCGGTGTATAATGCTCTGTATTATAAATCGCTGTTTGATTCCTTATTACGTATCTTAAGGCGGAGGGAGCAAAAAGATGACACAAGATGACATAATAGGTTACTGAGATTAAAATGAATTACGAGTAGGAATTCTGCTTGAGTCTTTGCTGACAGGAATTGCATTCGCGCTAAAAATTTCTTCTAAGATCAGCTCGAACCGTCAAATGACAATGAACATCAAGTATTAACGTACGTTAATGGGGAAAAAATGTGATTTTTGTCTTATCTTCGGACAAATTTAATTAAAATTGAAGGAGGTAATCGTAAGATTGTTCATGATTTAGGATAGTTATGAAGTATTGACATAATGATACATATCCTCTAAAATGGTTAGTAATTTTAAAACAAGGAGGGATTATAATGGATTTAATTAGAATCCTGGAAAAGACATTGAGTACATCTTCTAATTTAACCTGGAAAGGCTTGAAGGCAGTAAATGAATTTTTGCCCACCAAACCATTCCAACCATACTGGGCACACGCTCCGCTTCCTAAATCGCAAAAGAGAACAAAACCCCCTCTTGGATTGCCCAGGGAAACCGATTCTCTTTGCCCGCATTGTGTGAGAGAATTGAGGGATGATATACAGGCAGACCGTATAAACTGGCAGGATGTAATAAAAACCAATCCAGGGATGGTGAAGGCCCGAATCTATGAGGATGATGGAAAGGTTTTGATGGAAAAAACCTGCGAAAGGCATGGGCGGTGTGAAGATTTAATTGCTATTGATAAAGAATTCTTCTTGCATATGGAATCATTATTTATGGGTGATGATATGCCGATCCCCCAAAATATGCTTCGCAACCATGGCGCCTCATCGATTAAATATAGCAGGGGGGCATGTCTTAACGTGGACCTCACAAACCGCTGTAATATGATGTGTAGGCCCTGCTACATGGATGCAAACCAGGTTGGCTACGTACATGAACTTACAGTTGATGATGTGAGGAAAATCTTATCAGACGCTGCAAATTTTAAACCAAGAAGACAAACAGCCGTTATGTTTGCAGGTGGTGAACCTACCATTTCGCCTATTTTTCTCGAGTCATGCACGATTGCAAGGGAGCTTGGGTTTTTTTCCGTCCAGGCCGCAACAAATGGTTTGAGATTTGCCCTCGAGCCAGGTTTTGCTGAAAAAGCAAAGGAGGCCGGCTTGCGAATAGCTTATCTCCAGTTCGACGGTATAGGCAATCAAGCGCATGCCCACAGAAAAATAGCTAACCTTTTCGATGTAAAGCAAAGAATCATAGAGAATTGCCGTAAAGCGGGAATAAATGTCATGATAGTTCCGACCATTGTCAACACTATCAATAATGACCAGGTTGGACCAATACTCGATTTCGCAATCAATAATGTTGGAACGATTGCCGGGATAGCTTTTCAGCCTGTGTCGTTTACGGGTAGAGACGATAATATACCAGATGATCAGAGAAAGAGAGAGAGGTATACGACTTCTCACCTGGCTCACGAGATTTCAAAATATACCGACGGAGTTATAGACCCGATGAGGGACTGGTTTCCACTTTCCGCACTTGCACCGTTTGCAGATGCTGTAGACTTAACCAGGGGTATGGACGATTCCTGGGGCTCAATGAAGTGTGGCTGCCATCCAAACTGTGGCGCTGGTTTTGTTCTATTGGTTAATAAGCAGACCAGGGAAGTTGTTCCGGTAACAAAGATTGTCAATTTTAAGCAATTGTTAAGGGATATGCTGGATATAGCAGATAATTATCGCGGTCCCAAGTGGGCAAAGGCGCAGATGGCCCTGTCTCTCATGAGAAACTACCGGCCCGACGAAGCTCCCAAAGGTTTAGATTTCCGTAAGCTCGTAAATATCTTCCTTGAGCAATCGGGTGCTAAGAACTTTGGAACACCGACGGATCCTGAATTTGATTGGGGTGTTATGTTTATTGCAGCCATGTGGTTTCAGGATGTATATAATTATGACTTTAGACGAACTGAGAGATGCGTAATACCTTACGGAACTCAGATGGGAGAAATATCCTTCTGTGCATACAATACAGGAATTGGATGGCGGTGGATTGTAGAAAAGGAATTCCAAAATGCAACAACAAAAGAGTGGTTTAAGGCAAATGGAAGGCACCCGATTTATGCGAATAGCAAACCAATTGATCTTCCTGAATATGAAACACCCGTTGATTTGCAGGGGAATCCGGTACAATGGAAGGGAAGGTTATCTAAGGTTAAAACGCCACAATCCATAAATGGCAAAGACGAATCAATACCAGAGGGAGTATCGGTTACTACACAGTATTAACTCATCTACTCCTGAAGTGTAAGCTTTCTCATTAGATACATGCACATGCTGGTCGTGTGCATGTATCTTTTTTTTCTACGATTCAAAAGCCTCATAATCAAGCGAGCTCAACTCCCCCCTGGAGGTTTAGGACTCGAACGCACGGTTCTGTCTTCTAAGGTGGATAAACCAGGAACCTAGCTCCAGGGTTATTCATTCAAGAAGTATTGTTATAGGTATTGGCTGTTGCGGGGGGTCATTCTTGATTTTTCCACTAAGGTCTAAATTGGACGGATAACCAGATTGGCTATCCTTCTCGATAATTCCGTATTTATATTCAAACGGCTTTTTTTAATCTTTCCTTAACTTTCCGTTCTAATGAATCCTTATACTCCTCAATGTCTATTTTTATCCTTGCTACTCCGGTTTGTAACGCAGCTTGGGCCACAGCGACCGATTCCCAAATAAGTACCCTCGGATCAAATGGCTTTGGTACTATGTATTCAGGCCCGAATTCGAAGTGCGTCTCGCCATAGGCCTTTGCAACTGTATGGTCTGCTCCCTTTTTTGCAAGGTCTGCTAACGCATGTGAAGCCGCGATTTTCATTTCTTCATTAATGGCCCTAGATCTTACATCTAAAGCGCCACGAAAAATAAATGGAAAACCAAGGACATTGTTCACCTGATTTGGATAATCCGATCTGCCCGTGGCCATTATAATATCCTTTCGTGCGTCTTTTGCGTCTTCGTATGAAATCTCGGGGTCCGGGTTTGCCATTGCAAATATAATCGGCTGATAAGCCATTGATTTCACCATTTTTTTTGTAACCATCCCGGCGACTGAAAGACCGAAAAAGATATCGGCACCCTTAATTGCTTCTTCAAGAGTTCTCAAATTTGTGTCTACCGCAAACCTTTCCTTCTGGGGATTCATTCCCGCTTCCCGTCCTTTGTAAATGACACCCCTACTGTCACATAAAATCATATGGTCTCTTAGAGCTCCAAGTTTTATGAAAAATTCAGCGCATGAGATTGCCGCAGCCCCTGCTCCGCTGAAAACTATTCTTGATTTGCTTAAATCCTTATTGGAAAGTTCACAAGCATTGAGAAGACCGGCACCGGAGATGATTGCCGTTCCATGTTGATCATCGTGAAAAACTGGTATTTCTAGTTGTTTTATTAATTCTTCTTCAATATAGAAACATTCTGGTGCTTTTATATCCTCAAGGTTAATGCCGCCAAAAGTAGGTTCCAAGTATTTTACTGTCTTAATAATTTCATCAGGATCCTCAGTGTTAATCTCAATGTCATAAGCATCGATGTCGGCAAAGCGTTTAAAAAGGACGCTCTTGCCCTCCATGACAGGCTTACCTGCTAATGCACCAATATTTCCTAAACCCAATACTGCGGTGCCATTTGATATCACTCCTACGAGGTTACCCCTGTTTGTATATTCATAAGATAGATTTTCGTCTTTTTCTATCTCTAAGCATGGTTCAGCAACGCCAGGGGTATAAGCAAGGGAAAGGTCCCATTGAGTTTCACAGGGTTTGGTTGGTATTACCTCGAGCTTTCCCTTACGCCCCATGCGATGGTACTCGAGCGCCGCTTGTTTCATATCCCTTTTGCTGGCAGGTGCTTTAGCCATGATATATTAGTCCTCCGAGATTTTTTTAAAATACGAATTTTTATTATGTTATTTTTCATCAATTATGTCTGCATCCGCAGCTCGCTGGAGTGCATGAACAGCCTGATGCCATAGATTCAGACATAGAATTAGATTCCCCAGATTGTACCCTGAATGTCGAGAATAGTTTTTCCAAATTGCGGCTCCGACAGTTATCACAGGTAACGCCGCTATCTGAATTTAAGACTAATTTTTCAAATCTATTATCACATTCTCTGCAAAAGTATTCAAA
Protein-coding regions in this window:
- a CDS encoding radical SAM protein; the encoded protein is MDLIRILEKTLSTSSNLTWKGLKAVNEFLPTKPFQPYWAHAPLPKSQKRTKPPLGLPRETDSLCPHCVRELRDDIQADRINWQDVIKTNPGMVKARIYEDDGKVLMEKTCERHGRCEDLIAIDKEFFLHMESLFMGDDMPIPQNMLRNHGASSIKYSRGACLNVDLTNRCNMMCRPCYMDANQVGYVHELTVDDVRKILSDAANFKPRRQTAVMFAGGEPTISPIFLESCTIARELGFFSVQAATNGLRFALEPGFAEKAKEAGLRIAYLQFDGIGNQAHAHRKIANLFDVKQRIIENCRKAGINVMIVPTIVNTINNDQVGPILDFAINNVGTIAGIAFQPVSFTGRDDNIPDDQRKRERYTTSHLAHEISKYTDGVIDPMRDWFPLSALAPFADAVDLTRGMDDSWGSMKCGCHPNCGAGFVLLVNKQTREVVPVTKIVNFKQLLRDMLDIADNYRGPKWAKAQMALSLMRNYRPDEAPKGLDFRKLVNIFLEQSGAKNFGTPTDPEFDWGVMFIAAMWFQDVYNYDFRRTERCVIPYGTQMGEISFCAYNTGIGWRWIVEKEFQNATTKEWFKANGRHPIYANSKPIDLPEYETPVDLQGNPVQWKGRLSKVKTPQSINGKDESIPEGVSVTTQY